The stretch of DNA GCTGCTGGCGCCCGACGCGCCGGGGGAAGCGGCGGCGGGCCTGCTCCACGCCGTCGTCAAGAGTGCGTACGACAGCGCGGTGTACGAGGTCCACTTCCCGGTGACGCCCGCGCTGGAGGGAGCCGCCCAGCAGGAGGAAGCGCACCTCGTCGGGGGCTACGGCGTCTGTCACCTCGGCACCCGCGCGGTCACCGCGCCGGGCACCCGATTGGCCAGGGCGGATGGGGGCGCGGCATAATGGCTGCCATGACAGGCAAGCCCACCCGTGTGCTGCTCGGCGTGCGCGGCATGACCCGCGACGCGGGCGAGCGCGTCGCCCAGCACCTCCGTTCCCTTCCCGGTGTCGCCCAGGCCACCCCCGACGAGGGCCAGATCGAAGTCCACTACGACCCCTCCCAGCACACCGTGATGGACCTCGTGCGGGCCGTGCGCTCGCAGGGGTTCCTGGCCGGGATGCTCTGAAGGCCCGTGGCCCTCGGCTACGTCGGCGTCCTCACCGTCCGGGTGGAGATGCCCTGGGTCGGCAACCTCAAGGAAAAACGAGCCCTGGTGCGCCCGGTCGTCGAGCGCCTCAAGGCCCGCTACCCCCTGACGGTGGCCCGCCTCGACGGTCTCGACGCCCACGACTGGGAGGTGATCGGGGTCGCCACCCTCAGCAACGATTACGGCTGGGTCGAAGAAACCCTGCGAATGGCCGCTGACTTCATCGCCCGCGAGGGCGAGTACCGGGTCGCCTGGGAAGAGACCGAGATCACCGTGCTGGGCGGTGAGAACGGGGAAGAGGAGTAAGGCGGAGGCTGGAAGAGGCTCCTCACCCCGCTGCTTCGCCGCACCCTTCTCCCCAGGGAGAGGGGTCTTTTCTCCCACCCAACAACCAGAACGCCGGGCTTCCCCCTCTGGGTGCCCGGCGTTTCCGCCACGTCGCCTCAGCGCTTCGCCTGATCCCCCAGCGCCGACTTCAGCGCGTCGAAGGCCTCGGGGCGCTCCAGCACGCGCCAGTTCAGCACGCTCTCGCCGCTGAAGTCGGCGACCTGCCCCGCCGCGCAGTCGTAGCGGGCGTTCTGCTTGCGAATGACCGGCCACACGACCGCCGCCGCCCGCCCGGCGATGTCGCGCAGGGGCACTGGCCCGAACAGGCGCGAGTCCTCGCTGCCGCCCGCCGTGCGGTTGTCGCCCATCACGAAATAGTGGCCGTCAGGCACCGTGATCTCTGCCTGGTCGGGCACGATGCCGCCGATGCTGGAGGTCGCGCCATTCGCCAGCGGGCTCCCGGTGTCCCAGCAGCCCTGCTCGCGCCAGTAGTCGGTGGTCCAGCTCTGGTCGAGCCGCGTGCCGTTGACGAAGACCTCGCCATCTTCGATGCGGATTCGGTCACCGGGCAGGCCGATCAGCCGCTTGATCAGGAAGGGCCGGTAGGTCCACAGCCCGAAGGGGCCGGGGCGGGTGAGGTTGGGGGCACGCTCGGCGGCCTCGCGCGGGGGCTTGAAGATCAGGATGTCGCCCCGGCTGAAGTTGCCCACGCCCGCCTTGTGCAGCCACGTCTCGTACTTCGGCACGAAGACCCGCTCGCGGTCGCGCAGGTTGGGCATCATGCTCACGCCGTCCACGCCCACCAGCGTCGCCAGAAACTGGGTGATCACCACCGCGAAGACGATGGGTTCCAGCACTTCCTTCCACAGTTTGCCCAGCAGACCGCTCCCGGCCCCTTTCAGTCTTGTCATGCGGCTCCTTTAATCCGCCGCGCAGGATAGCAGGGTGCGGTCAGCTTCCCGCCCCCGTCACCCGTCCCCCACCAGCGCCCGCACCCGCGAGAGTTCGGCCCGCGCCGCCGCCTCGCCCGCTTCTATGGCCTCGGCCCCCCGGCGAAAGGACGGCAGGTCGATGTCCCCGAGGTCCGGCCGCAGCAGCACGTCGGGGCGGTAGAGGCTCAGGCGGGCGTCGGTGAGCTGCGCCTGCATGATGTCCACCGCCCGCCGCAGCGAGCGCACCGTCCCCAGATGGGCCTCCGAGCGCCAGCGCCGCCGACGCCCAGGCAGTTCCAGCGGCTCGGGTACCGTCACGTCCACGGCCACGACCCGCTGCACGCCCAGAAAAAACGCCGCGTCCACCGGCACCTGGTTCAGAATCCCACCGTCGGCCAGCAGCATGTCGCCGTACGGCACGGGGTCGATGGCTCCCGGATAGGCCGTGGTCGCCCGCAGCGCCGCGTACAGGTCGCCGCCCCGCAGGTACACCATGCGCCCAGTCAGCACGTCCGTCGCGGTGACGGCCAGCGGGCGCTCCAGCGCCTCGAAGGTGGGCGGGAGGTATTCGGCCAGCCACGCCTCGAACGCGGAGGCCCGCAGCAGCCCCCTCCCCAGCCGCCAGTCGAGCAGCCGCCGCCACGACACCGTTTCCGAGATGCGCTGCAACTCGTCCGCACTTGTCCCCGCCGCGATAAAGGCCGCGACCAGCCCTCCCATCGAGGTCCCCGCCAGCACCTGCGGCGGCAGCCTGGCTTCCTCCAGCACGCGCCACACGCCGACATGCGCCAGCCCACGTGCGCCCCCGCCCCCCAAGACCAGTCCATACCCCGGCATGGGGGGAGTGTAGGGGGCAGCCCTCCCGGCCGTGGGTGCGGGTGCGGTACCGTGGGGCCAGGATGCCGCTGGCGGGACAGGTCGTGGGAGAGGGGGTGCGCCTCGTGCGGCCCCTGGGGCGCGGTTCGCACAGCGTGGTGTATTTCGCCGTGGATGCCGAGGGTCAACCCCGCGCGGTCAAGATTTTCGAGCCGCACTTCGCTTCTCACGCGGAGCGCGAGCTGGCGTGCGGAGCAGGCCTCGACCACCCCCGGCTGGTGCGGGTGCTGGCCCCCGTGACTGTCGAGGGCCGCCCCGGCCTGCTCCTGACCTATGCCCGTGGGCAGGTGCTGTTTACCCGCTACGCCCACCGCCCCGCGCTCACCTGTGATCGCCGCGCCTACCTGCTCACGCTGGCCCACCTGCTGGGCGCCCTGGGGCATCTGCACGGGCGCGGCGTGGTCCACCGCGACGTGAAGCCGGAGAACATCATCGCGGAGCCGGGCGGCAGCGCGACCCTGGTGGATTTCGACCTCTCGGGTCCGGCGGGGGAGACCTTCGCCGCTCCCACCCGCATGGGCACCGCCGCCTTTCAGAGTCCGGAGTCGCGCCGGGGCGAACCTCTGGGGCCGGAAAGCGACCTCTACGGGGTGGGCATCCTGCTGGGCTGGGGGCTGCACGGGGCCTTGGGTCCCCAGGGCGTGCCCCCGCCCCCCGCCGCCGACCCCCTCGACCCCCTGCTCGCCGCCCTCACCGACCCCGACCGCTCCCGCCGCTTGGGCGACGCGGCCGAGGCGCGGGAGTGGCTGCTGCGGCTGGCGGGGCTGCCGTACTAGCCCTTACCTCTCCCAGACCCACCCGCCCGGCGCCGCCGCCACCCCCAGCGCCCGCGGCCCGGTATGCACATTCAGCACCGGGTTGACTCCCGCAAAGCCCGACCACACGACCGGGTGCCGCTGCGAGATGGCCGCCAGCAGCGCGTCGGCGTCCTCGCGCACCGAGCCGTACAGCAGGCCGAGCCGCAGCGGGGTGCCCTCGCCGTGACGGGCGGTGACCTGCGCGGCGACAGCCTCAATAGCCCCCTTGTACGACCGCGCCCGGCCCACGTTGGTGTAGATTGCGGCCTCCTTGTCCACCGTGATGACGGGCTTGAGGTTCAGCAGCCCTCCCAGCGTGGCCTGCACGCGACCGATGCGCCCGCCCCGGCGCAGGTACTCCAGCGTCTCGATGGTGAAGTACAGCTCGGTTTCCTCGTGCGTGTGCCGCACCCAGTCCAGGGCCGTCTCCAGCGACTCGCCCCGCTCGGCGGCCGTCGCGGCGGCGTGCACCTGAAAGGCCTGCGCCGCGCTGAGGGTCCGGGTGTCGTGAATGGTGACGGGCACGTCCGGCACCAGTGCGAGCGCCTGCTCGGCGGCGTTGCGGCTGCCCGACAGCCCCGCGCTGATGGTGAGGGCCAGCACCGGGAGACCGCCCGCCCCCGCCGCCCGGTAGCCTGAGGCCCAGTCCTGCGGCGTGGGCTGGCTGGAGGTCGGGTGCGTGGGGTTGGTCTGAAGCTCCCGGAACAGCCACTCCCGCGTGATCTCGCCCATGCGGTAGCTCTGGTCCCCGAAATTCAGGCTAAAGGGGGCGACAGGGACGGCATTCCTCAGGTCCGCGAAGGCGTCGAGGCCGCCATCGGTCACCACGGCAAACTTGGGAGTCTGGGTCATCGGATCTCCTGGTCGTTCATCTGCTCGATCAGTCTCAGAGCGGCGGTGTGGTCCTCCCCGGCGCCCACCACCGTCGCGGCGGCGCGGAACAGGGCTTCGGTCTGCATCAGCACGGGCGCACTCGCCCCCGCCGCCCGCACCACGTCGGCGGCGATGCCCGCGTCCTTGGCGAGCAGCCCCAGCCCGAAAGTCACCGGAAACTCGCGCGTCAGCACCCGCTGACCGATCAGGTTCTCGGAGGCGTTGGAGCGGCCACTGCTCGCGTTGATGACCTCCAGCGCTCCTTCCACGTCCACCCCGGCCCGCGCCAGCGCCGCCAGTCCCTCGCCCGCCGCCCACAGGTTGACCGCCAGCAGCGCGTTGTTCACGGCTTTCACCGCGAAGCCCGCCCCGGTGCCGCCCACATGGACCACCTTGCCCGCGAAGGCGAGGTCGGGCCGGACCCGGTCCAGCACGTCCGCCTCCCCGCCCACCATCACAGTGAGGGTGCCCGCCTGTGCCCCGGCAGTGCCGCCGCTGACGGGCGCGTCGAGGAAAGCGACGGCCCGCTCGGCCAGCCACGCCGATTGCCGCCGCGCCGCCTCCGGGTGCCCGCTCGTGCAGTCCACCCAGACGGTGCCAGGGCGCAGGTCGGCTTCCAGCTCGGCCAGCACCTCGTCCACCTCACGGCTGGTGGGCAGGCACGAAAAGATCACGTCGGCCCGCGCCGCACCGGAGAGGTGCGCCGCCTCGCTGCCGTGCTCGCGGGCGTGCGCGTCGGCTTTCGCGCCCGTGCGGTTCCACACCAGGGCGCGTCCCCCGGTGTCGCGGGCCTGCCGCGCGAGGTGGGCGGCCATCGGCGCTCCCATCGCGCCCAGACCCAGAAATGCGGTTGTTCGGCTCATCGTTTCAGGCTACGGGGTCGGCACCGGGAGGCCAGGATTCCTGAACCGGGTCCAGAAAGTGGGTGCAGCTCAGGTTGCCTGGACACGCCCGCCTTCATGAAGCCGTTCTTGAGTGCCCCCTCATGGCGTTTGACCGCCCAAACCGGGTACGGTGGTCCATGCAAGCCGCCGAGCCGGTCAAAATCGAGCGCCACGACCTGCGGACCCGCGAGCACCACACCAACACCGGGGTGCGGCCAGTCGGCGTCTACCGTGAGCACGCCCACGGCCTCTTTGTGGCGCGGGAGTTTGTCGCCCACCCGCGCATCCGGCACTGGCAGGCGCACCTTCTCCCCGACCTGGGGCTGGTCGTGTGCCGCTACGACTTCCACGGTCTCCGCGAGCACGACTACTACCTCGACATCGCCACCGTGACCCGCGAGGGCGAGGTCTGGAGTGTGCACGACCACTACCTCGACCTGCTCGTCCATGACGGGATCGCCGCCGAGATCGTGGACACCGACGAGCTGCTGGCCGCCCACCGCGCCGGGTACATCAGCGCCGAAACGTGCCTGAGCGCCGTGACCGCCGCGCACGGGGTGCTGTCCGGTCTCGCCCGCGCCCGCTACGACCTGCACGCCTGGCTGGGCACGCGGGGGGTGGCGCTGGAGTGGCTGCCCGACTCCGTTCCCGCGTAGGGGCAGTGGGGCGGTAGCCTGCCCCATGCCTGCCGACCCCGCTGCCCAGGCCCGTCTGGAAGCCGCCCTGCCCGCCGCCCTCGCCCGCATCGCGGCCACGCCCGGCGTCTACGCCGCCCTATGGTGCGGGAGCGCCGCGCGGGGAGAGGCCGACGAGCACAGCGACCTCGACGTCCACGCGCTGGTGGAAGGCGACCACCGCTGGCGGGGCAGCTTTGTGGTGGACGGCGTGCCCGTGGAGGTCTTCCACAACCCGGTCCGTAAGGTCCGCGCGATGTTCGCCGCGCCCGACCACGCGACCGTCGCCATGTTCGCGCAGGGCCGCGCCGCCTTGCCCCACCCCGACCTCACCGCGCTGGTGGAGGAAGCGCGGGCCATCCATGCGGCAGGCCCGACCCCCCGACCGCCCACACCTGCCGAGCGGCACATGTGGGTGGACGAGGTGGTGGAGGCCCGCAGCCTGATGGGAGACGACCTGCACGCCCTGATCGCCCTGAATGCGGCTGGACGGCTGATGGGTGCCCTCTACGCGGCGCGGGGCTGGTGGGAGGTCAAGCCTCGTGCCTGGCTGCGCGACCTTGAACGGCACGCGGCGCCCGAGGCCGCCCTCCTGCGCCGCGTCCTGACGGCCTCCACATCCACCGAGCGGCAGGCTGCCTTGGAGGCCCTGGCCCTGGCCGTGCTGCCGGGTGGGCTGGCCTATGCCGAGAGCGCCACCGACCCCCAGCGCGTGCCCTGACCTTCAGGAAATGGGCAGTTCGGTCCGCGTGCCCGGCTCCAACGCGAGCAGCCGCCGCAACGGTTCTTCCCCATGCTTGAGCAGGTAGGTCAGGAAGTTCATCTCACGTTCCTGGGGCACGCCGCCCGGCAGCAGATGGCGCCTGAGCCGGGTGAGCTGCCGTGTCCGGTCGTCCTCCTGCCGGGCGAGGGCGCTCACGGCGAGACGCTGGAGGTGCCCCATCCGCGCGGTCGTGCGCGTGCGGGTCCGCTCGGCCGCGCCGACCAGCGTGGGGTCGAGGGCGCCCAGTTCATCCGCCAGTGCTCGCAACTCGGCGTCCAGCTTCGCGAGCCGCTCTGCCGAGGCCGCTGCTGCCCCCCGCTCCCGCGCCAGCGCCCGCCCCAGCACGCCCTCCGGGTCGGCCTGCACCTCGGCGGCCGTCGCGCCCAGCCGCGTGAGCAGCCGCGCCACATTCGGCTCCAGCCATGTCACGCTCAGCCGGGGCCACAGCAGGGGCTGCTTCAGGCCGTGCAGCTCGTACACCCCGCCGAGTTGCGCTCCATACGCGATCTCGCCCGGCCCCACCACGAAGGCGAGGGTGGGCAGCAGCGCGTCTTGCACGACCGGGCGCAGCCCCGCCGCCGGGGTCAGCCGCGAGGGGTCGGCGGCGAGGAGGTCGAGCAGGGCCTCCCGGCTGTATTCCTGCGTCTCCGTGCTGAAGCGTCGTCCGTCAAACCTCAGCAGACGCCGCCCGCCGTCTTCCTCCTCCAGAAAGAGGTTGGTCGCCCCCGCCGGACGGCGAAGCTGCGGCTCGAAGCCCGCCGCGATCAACTGCTCGGCGGCGGCCTCGATGCGGGCGGGTCCGTCAAGGGGCCGCTCCAGTTCGTGGGCCAGGGTCGGGGCCATCCGCCGCGCCAGCGCCGGATGCAGCGGGTCGAGCACCAGCACGCCCGCCGGGGCGAGGAGGCTGTGAATCAGCCGGGCAAACACATCCGCCCACGAGCCGCCGCCCGTCACCGCCCGCGCGACCCGTGCCCGCACCGCCTCGCGGTATTCCGGAGCGGTGTCAAAGCGGTCAAGGAGCCCCTCCACCTCTGCCGTCCACTCTTCCCGCCAGCGCACCCGCCCCACGGGCACGCCCTCCGGCATGTCGAGGGTCAGCCGGTGCAACTCCTCCGCGTGGTCGAGCAGCGTCGTGGAGGCAACCTCCGCCGCGTCGTGGTCCTGGCTGGCGACCCAGTACACGGCGACCACCGGGGCGTCCTCACGGTGCAGGCGCCGGGCCAGCAGCGCGGCGTCGGCGCCCTTGTGGACGCTGTAGGCCGGACCCGTCAGCAGCCCCGCCTGCTGCCCGGTCACGACCACGCGTGAGGCGGGGTGCGCCAGCCGTTCCAACCACTCCTCGGCCTGGGCATCCAGTGTCCCCAGATCGCGGTGATACTCGCGCAGCGCCGCCGCCAGCGCCGCCCGGTCCACCTCCGGCCGGAGTTCCGAGGCCGCCCGGTCCAGATCGCCCAGCCCCAGGCGGAAGAAAGCGGGCAACTCGCCCGCCCGGTACGCCGCTGCGATGGTCTTGGTCACGTTCACTGCTTTGGATTCTACAGTGGCGCTCAGGAAGGGCGCTCGCGCAGCGGCTCGCGGGCCGCCGCCTGCAAGCCCGCGCGGTCGGTCAGGATGATCCGGCGGTAGCCCAGGTCCAGCAGCCCCCGCGCCCGGAAGTCCCCCAGCAGCTTGGTGATCGTCTCGCGGGTGCTGCCCACCACATGGGCGAGGTCCTGATGCGAGACGCGCTCGCGCAGGGCCAGCGGGCCGCCCTCCGGCCAGGGGCCTTCGCGCTCGGCCAGGGTCAGCAGGGCCTGCGCGAGGCGCTGCGAAACCTCCATGAAGACCAGCCCGGCGAGCCGTTCCTGCACGCTGCGGGTCTGCCGGGTCACCTGCTCGGTGAGGGCCACCCCCACCGCCGGGTGCGCGGCCGTCAGGCGGTTCAGCGTCTCGCGGCCCAGCAGCAGGGCCTCGGTGTCGTCCATCGCCTCGGCGTACATGCCGTAGCTGGCGCCGTCCAGCAGTGCCCCGGTCCCCAGCAGGTCGCCCGGCCCATGCACGTCCAGCGTGACCTCCCGCGCTCCGGCCCCCAGGCGGTAGAGCCGCACGCTGCCCCGCGTGAGCACGAACAGCGTCTCGGCCGCGTCCTCGGGATGAAAAAGGAGGCCCCCCCGTGCCCAGCGGCCGGGTCTGGCCGCCGCCACCACCTGTGCCTGCGTCTCCTGCGGCAGCGCTCCGAACGGCCCCGACATCATGCCCGACAGTGTGCCACATCCGCCCTGGGGCGCGGCCCTCACCTCCGGCGTCCGCCTCCTCCCGTGTTACACTCCCTCCCACGCATGACCGCCTCCCTGCCTCCCTCGCCCCTTCCCGGC from Deinococcus sp. HSC-46F16 encodes:
- a CDS encoding heavy-metal-associated domain-containing protein; this translates as MAAMTGKPTRVLLGVRGMTRDAGERVAQHLRSLPGVAQATPDEGQIEVHYDPSQHTVMDLVRAVRSQGFLAGML
- a CDS encoding DUF503 family protein, giving the protein MALGYVGVLTVRVEMPWVGNLKEKRALVRPVVERLKARYPLTVARLDGLDAHDWEVIGVATLSNDYGWVEETLRMAADFIAREGEYRVAWEETEITVLGGENGEEE
- the lepB gene encoding signal peptidase I yields the protein MTRLKGAGSGLLGKLWKEVLEPIVFAVVITQFLATLVGVDGVSMMPNLRDRERVFVPKYETWLHKAGVGNFSRGDILIFKPPREAAERAPNLTRPGPFGLWTYRPFLIKRLIGLPGDRIRIEDGEVFVNGTRLDQSWTTDYWREQGCWDTGSPLANGATSSIGGIVPDQAEITVPDGHYFVMGDNRTAGGSEDSRLFGPVPLRDIAGRAAAVVWPVIRKQNARYDCAAGQVADFSGESVLNWRVLERPEAFDALKSALGDQAKR
- a CDS encoding patatin-like phospholipase family protein, with the protein product MPGYGLVLGGGGARGLAHVGVWRVLEEARLPPQVLAGTSMGGLVAAFIAAGTSADELQRISETVSWRRLLDWRLGRGLLRASAFEAWLAEYLPPTFEALERPLAVTATDVLTGRMVYLRGGDLYAALRATTAYPGAIDPVPYGDMLLADGGILNQVPVDAAFFLGVQRVVAVDVTVPEPLELPGRRRRWRSEAHLGTVRSLRRAVDIMQAQLTDARLSLYRPDVLLRPDLGDIDLPSFRRGAEAIEAGEAAARAELSRVRALVGDG
- a CDS encoding serine/threonine-protein kinase; its protein translation is MPLAGQVVGEGVRLVRPLGRGSHSVVYFAVDAEGQPRAVKIFEPHFASHAERELACGAGLDHPRLVRVLAPVTVEGRPGLLLTYARGQVLFTRYAHRPALTCDRRAYLLTLAHLLGALGHLHGRGVVHRDVKPENIIAEPGGSATLVDFDLSGPAGETFAAPTRMGTAAFQSPESRRGEPLGPESDLYGVGILLGWGLHGALGPQGVPPPPAADPLDPLLAALTDPDRSRRLGDAAEAREWLLRLAGLPY
- a CDS encoding DegV family protein; its protein translation is MTQTPKFAVVTDGGLDAFADLRNAVPVAPFSLNFGDQSYRMGEITREWLFRELQTNPTHPTSSQPTPQDWASGYRAAGAGGLPVLALTISAGLSGSRNAAEQALALVPDVPVTIHDTRTLSAAQAFQVHAAATAAERGESLETALDWVRHTHEETELYFTIETLEYLRRGGRIGRVQATLGGLLNLKPVITVDKEAAIYTNVGRARSYKGAIEAVAAQVTARHGEGTPLRLGLLYGSVREDADALLAAISQRHPVVWSGFAGVNPVLNVHTGPRALGVAAAPGGWVWER
- a CDS encoding NAD(P)-dependent oxidoreductase, with translation MSRTTAFLGLGAMGAPMAAHLARQARDTGGRALVWNRTGAKADAHAREHGSEAAHLSGAARADVIFSCLPTSREVDEVLAELEADLRPGTVWVDCTSGHPEAARRQSAWLAERAVAFLDAPVSGGTAGAQAGTLTVMVGGEADVLDRVRPDLAFAGKVVHVGGTGAGFAVKAVNNALLAVNLWAAGEGLAALARAGVDVEGALEVINASSGRSNASENLIGQRVLTREFPVTFGLGLLAKDAGIAADVVRAAGASAPVLMQTEALFRAAATVVGAGEDHTAALRLIEQMNDQEIR
- a CDS encoding DUF402 domain-containing protein, translating into MQAAEPVKIERHDLRTREHHTNTGVRPVGVYREHAHGLFVAREFVAHPRIRHWQAHLLPDLGLVVCRYDFHGLREHDYYLDIATVTREGEVWSVHDHYLDLLVHDGIAAEIVDTDELLAAHRAGYISAETCLSAVTAAHGVLSGLARARYDLHAWLGTRGVALEWLPDSVPA
- a CDS encoding nucleotidyltransferase domain-containing protein, which encodes MPADPAAQARLEAALPAALARIAATPGVYAALWCGSAARGEADEHSDLDVHALVEGDHRWRGSFVVDGVPVEVFHNPVRKVRAMFAAPDHATVAMFAQGRAALPHPDLTALVEEARAIHAAGPTPRPPTPAERHMWVDEVVEARSLMGDDLHALIALNAAGRLMGALYAARGWWEVKPRAWLRDLERHAAPEAALLRRVLTASTSTERQAALEALALAVLPGGLAYAESATDPQRVP
- the bshC gene encoding bacillithiol biosynthesis cysteine-adding enzyme BshC; translated protein: MTKTIAAAYRAGELPAFFRLGLGDLDRAASELRPEVDRAALAAALREYHRDLGTLDAQAEEWLERLAHPASRVVVTGQQAGLLTGPAYSVHKGADAALLARRLHREDAPVVAVYWVASQDHDAAEVASTTLLDHAEELHRLTLDMPEGVPVGRVRWREEWTAEVEGLLDRFDTAPEYREAVRARVARAVTGGGSWADVFARLIHSLLAPAGVLVLDPLHPALARRMAPTLAHELERPLDGPARIEAAAEQLIAAGFEPQLRRPAGATNLFLEEEDGGRRLLRFDGRRFSTETQEYSREALLDLLAADPSRLTPAAGLRPVVQDALLPTLAFVVGPGEIAYGAQLGGVYELHGLKQPLLWPRLSVTWLEPNVARLLTRLGATAAEVQADPEGVLGRALARERGAAAASAERLAKLDAELRALADELGALDPTLVGAAERTRTRTTARMGHLQRLAVSALARQEDDRTRQLTRLRRHLLPGGVPQEREMNFLTYLLKHGEEPLRRLLALEPGTRTELPIS
- a CDS encoding Crp/Fnr family transcriptional regulator, translating into MMSGPFGALPQETQAQVVAAARPGRWARGGLLFHPEDAAETLFVLTRGSVRLYRLGAGAREVTLDVHGPGDLLGTGALLDGASYGMYAEAMDDTEALLLGRETLNRLTAAHPAVGVALTEQVTRQTRSVQERLAGLVFMEVSQRLAQALLTLAEREGPWPEGGPLALRERVSHQDLAHVVGSTRETITKLLGDFRARGLLDLGYRRIILTDRAGLQAAAREPLRERPS